A segment of the Mauremys mutica isolate MM-2020 ecotype Southern chromosome 7, ASM2049712v1, whole genome shotgun sequence genome:
TAAAGCTAGTTTCTATTTGTAGATGCTGACAAGAATTTAAAGAATGAGTCTAATCTaccctatttaaaaaataaattctcaCTTCCATCTTGCCCAGAATTGCTGTTTTATCCGACAcagaatatacatttaaaaaaaaaaaattctataccTGAAATATGACGTACACAGTTCCTTGGCTACCTTTCCATGGACAcaacaatttaaaagaaaaaaaaaaaaaaaagacagcaaacCTGGTTgaaggcagggccagattaaggtaTAGGTCTGTGCCCAGGTTCCTAGAATATCACAAAGGCTTCCGAATctcagtttcatttaaaaaaaaaaaaaaaaagacacacacaacACTGTTTCTAGACTTGATGCTTGCAAAGACTGAAAATATAACCTGAGTGTAACTAACACACTAATGTCTACCTGCATGTGCTGACAGCCTGAAACAGCAGCTCAGCTGTGAACTACTCCACAGAATGAAGTGGAGACTCTGAAAACCCCTGTTCTAGGGGGCCCTAGTGACACCACACCAGCAAAGGACTGTGAGAGGGGGGTTTTTGATTGCCACTGCTCAATCACAGCTCTGCTGGAGTGATGttagcaacccccctccccctccaggttTATGAAGGCTGAAGTCTCCCTCCTTTGGGTGGTAATGCAGTCTGTCTCCCCCCAGCTGACATCTTGTTTGGGTGGCACTTGCCACTTGAGAGGAAGCTTCCCCTGTCTATCCCCTACCCTATGCCACAGAATCCCTAAGGCCCCATGTTGCCTTAATATGGTCCTGCCTGAACTTCTAATTCATAATAAATACCCATGACCAGATGAGGTCCTGCAATGGAAAACAATGATTAATGATCCGTTTTACCATATATGCCTGTTTTTCAGGAAAACAATCAGTTTGGGAACAAGTAAAACTGCAGAATTAAGTGAGCCAGCTCTGCCTTTAGTGCAGCATCATTTAGGTATATGGCATTCCTCTTACATGGGGGAAAATAAACAAATCTGCTGAAATGCAAAGGATGTTTTCTAATTAACATGTTTTGCTTCATAACCTTACCATACAGCAGTAGTGCCAGTGGAAGATTTACATGCAAAACAAACCCACCAACCCACTAAAAGCACCTAATGTGAGACATCAAACTGGGAAAAATATTAGTTTTCAGCTGTGGAAATGATATATTTAGGTgtttgcaaatgtagaaaacatcaggATATATAAAAGTATTCCTGCTTGTGAAGTGTGATGGATTGTTGCATCATACCAAACAGCAACACTGAAATGTTATGtagttcctctttctgaaatGCTCCTATATACAAGTTTAATAGGAggctgctttatttaaaaaaaagaaaaaaaaaaaccctccctgaTTCATTGCTTCCATAGAGTTTACTTGGGTAAACAGCAGCTTGCTGAGAGGAAGCCACTTTAATGCAACTCATTAATCTTTCAGGTGTACAACAGCCAAATTAATGTTTTACCTTCACTGCACCCGGATTAAAAGTGTGACACTCAATATACTGGATTACTACCTTGATACTGACAAACTGCTTTGCTTGGATGGTTCTGATTCCACTGTTGACAGGGCATTAGATAGGGTGTCTTCAGTTGCTCTCAGGCTGAAACAGAACCTGCAATGGCAGGTCTTACAATATAAACTACAGAGCAACtaattttcagatttttaaaaatctaagggGTGTTTAAAGTTTAAGCATACTTTGTTAAACTGGATGTTAATTGCTTGTTACTTAAAATcttaaatcatatttttaaacCAACTCTAATGAAAGCTGCTGCTAAGTAAACAAAAATAGCACTGGGGTGCTCTAGCATGCCTATGAGAATTTAgttcatgggagctgtagtttatAGGTAAGAAAAATGATGAAGTGTACATCCTGGAATCGTCGAATATTTTGGATAGTAGGTCATAAGTAACAGCAAGCAATTTAAGGCCCACTTCACTAGAGAAAAAGGTATTGGATCCAAGAGCAGAATATGTGCAACTTGACAATACTCTCCTGCCACTTACAAAATGTCTCTTCACCAAGCCGGACATTGATCATAAACCACTCCATGGCTCCCCCCAGGAgaaagaagaaaggaaggaaTCTGTACATGCCAAAGTACTGCcttccaggcaccagccccaaGAAGTATCTTATTTTTCTCCTCCCCAGCATTTCAGGGATGACAAGAGGGTCTCCCGTCCACCCCCAAACAACCTGAAAGAAAGAAGAGTTGTGGAGTCAAATAAAGCGTTTACAAGCCCAAACACAACCAATCACAGGGTGTTTTAGTGCGTCACTCATGGTGCACATGGGAGAAGGGAAAGGCTTGTCACACAGTAAACAAGGACAGCTGGGTCTTTGTCACTACAcctttccctcccccagcagagcAGCTGAGCACAGGTGAGAGGAGGCAGGTCGGCTCCCGCCTCCTCACAGCCACACTagttccaggggcggctctagaaatttcgccgccccaagcacggcggcacgccgcagggggtgctctgccggttgccgggcccgtggctccggtggacctcctgcagacgtgcctgcggatgctccaccaaagctgcgggaccagcggaccctccgcagggatgcctgcgggaggtccaccagagccccctgctgccctcccggcgaccggcagagcgcccccagcggcgtgctgcgcttggcgtgctggggcctggagctgcctctgGCTAGTTCCACCCACCCCtactcctgtccacacacaacaGCCTCCAGCTTGAGCTAACACTGCAGCACGCGTGGGGGCAGCTGGGGCCCTCGCCGCCCCGGCGAGAACAAACCTACAGGCCACTGTCCGAGTTCCTGCCCGGGGGAGCCCAAACCCTCCCCCAGCTTGTGTGGTGGTCTCGAGAGGCCTCAACGGTAACTCATATAACGGTCCCCAATCCGGATATGCCCGCCTCCCCCTCGGGAAGTCCGAGCGCAGCCACTGGGGGAGGCGTCTCGCGAGCCCCGCGAAGAACGACGACCCACCTCTCGTCCCCCTTCGGGCGCGGAAGGGCGAAGGCGAGGAGACAGCGCAGCGGCAGCGGGCACGTGATCCAGGCGGGTGGGTTGCCGCTTGCCTGATTGGTCAGAGCGGCTGGAAAGGGACGGGCCTAAGGCGCGCGGTTCGTGGCGGGGTTGTAGGCTCGGGCGGGGCCTGCCAGGTGACAGACAGCCCCAGCGGCTGGGCGGGGCTTCGTCTCGTGTTCTGTCAAGTCTGCTTCGGTCCCTGTGGGTCTGCGGCTtatcgccccgccccgccccctccagcgCTGCTGTAGGTCACCGCCTGCGGCGCGGGGGGCCAGTGAGGGGCCGGGTTTTTCCCCTTGCCGGTGGCTCTCAGGCGAGAGCCGGGATGGGGTGTTGGCCCCTTGCCGATGGCTCACAGGAAGGGGTTTGGGGAGCGAGGCCTTGGGCTACCGTGTTGGTCTCTTGACGATGGCGCTCAGGCGAGAGCCAGGGTGCCAGGCTCTGGGCCGGGGCATTGGCCCCTGGCTGATCGTTCTCAGGCAGGGGGCCCGGGTGCTACGCCTTGGGCTGGGGTGTCAGTCCCTTGCCGGAGGCGCTCATGCTTGGAGCCAGGGTGTGGGTGCCTAAGAGGAGGTACTGCCCCCTTGCTAGCATTCTTTGGGGTCAGGGGCGCTAGGCCAGGGTTTATTCCACTTGCTGGTGCCTCTCACTTTCTGAGTAACTTTCTGTGTTGCTTATCTATGTAACTGaccaggaaaaagaacaggagtacttgtggcaccttagagactaacaaattgatttgggcatgaagctaaaacccacttcatcagatgcatggagtggaaaatacagtaggaagctatatatctatagatatatacagagaacatgaaaagatgggggttgccttaccaactctaacgagataaatcaattaaagtgggacattagcagcaggaggaaaaatcacttttatagTGGTAAtcgggatggcccatttcaaacagttgacaagaaggtgtgagtaacagtgggggaaaaattagcatgtggaaatagtttttagtttatgtaatgatccatccactcccagtctttattcaggcctaatttgatgacTGTTGGTTACTACCGACACCCTCCTGTGATTTCAAGGCTGTCGTGAGAGAAGAGTTCACTGCAGAGCCTCACATGGAGGTGTGACACCCAAGCTGAGGAATCAAATGGTACCTTCAAATAAGCAAATTTACACATACTTTTCCCTAGATTGAGGAACCCGCTAATGTCAGCCTGGAGAAGTGAAACTGAATTAACCCTAAGAGATAGTACTGTGCAGCGAAGCAGCTTGCCAATGGATCAGTGATGCACAATGACAAATGGGCACAGAATGTTAAACCTGAAATCCTATCCTGAACAGGGGTATATGTTTACCTCTGATACAGAGCTGATGGCTCTACTCCTTTCTCCCGTTTGGGCGAtactaataaaatattttgtttggaaagTAACTAGTTTACTTTCTGCAGTACACCTGCTCCAAGCTGCTAAGCTGTACAGAAAAAACTCCAAGCACATCTGAACAAGACTCTAATATTGAAAGCTGGCTTTCTGCTGCTATAAACCCCATCAAACAACAGAAAAGGTTAATGAGATATCCATCTCATGTTTAGATTTCTTTTGTGGCTCTGCTTGGCCACTGCCACTGGCACTGCATTTCAGAGAAAGTTCATCCTTCCATGTGCAGTAGAAGGTGCAATTGCATTTGGCTAGCTTTcacaaggaaactgaggcaagaggCCAGTTTTCATTTTCAGATGACCCAGTTAGTGCACTGGGGTTTTTGAGCAGCAGCTTATCTTTGAGGTAGAAGAATGAGATACACAAAACCCAGCAACCTTCCCTCTATCCCAAcattagtttgttttaaaagcagTAACTCCATCAGGGGGGACAGccacatttttttcttcaaggTGGCCTGTCTGTATTCTTACTTTTGGGATACACTCTGCTTCCTGAGCTCCATGCCCTATATGTCAAGAGGGCTTTGATTTTCTACATGGATAGAAGTAAGACCATTAAGaattcagaagattttttttagcTTTTGGAGATCTGTGTAAAGGGAATGCCATTTTCATTCAGTGCCTGTGTAAATTGAGTAGATTATGAATTGAGTCCTGTTATACCTTAGCTAGGATGACAATAGCTAGGGTCATTGGTCTTATTCTGCCAGGGCTAAAGTGGCATCAGTGGTCTGCCTCTACAGTACTTCCCATTTTAGAAATCTTCAGAACTGATATGTGGAGTTCTGTTTGCACACAGGCATCTAGATCTGGTACTTACTTAACAGGGCACTTCTACAATCCCTGTTCTGCAAAATAGCATATA
Coding sequences within it:
- the SMIM4 gene encoding small integral membrane protein 4 gives rise to the protein MLGRRKIRYFLGLVPGRQYFGMYRFLPFFFLLGGAMEWFMINVRLGEETFYDVYRRKRSERQYEQRMEER